The stretch of DNA TGTTGGCCAGGTAGAGCCCGGAGACGGCGTCGGCGGGCACCTGCCAGGTCACGGTGGTGGTCCAGTTGCCGCAGTCCACCAGGCCGGTGGAGGCGTCCGAGAGGCAGTTGGGCTGGGTCTTGGCCGGGTAGGTGGCGGTGGGCGAACTGGGCATCTTGCGGGCCCGGTTGCCCTGGTACCAGCCGAGCCGGTAGATCTCGATCTGGTACGCGGTGGGCGAGTTCACCTTGAACTCGACGGTGTCACCCGGCTTGTAGCTCTCGTGGGCGGTGAAGCCCTGGATGGCCCCCCAGGCGTTCGGGGAGTACCAGTCCGACACCGGATCGCCCGGCTTGCTGTTCTCGCAGGCCACCTTGTTCACCACCGGGGTGGCGCACGGGTCCCCGGCGGCGTGCGCGGGAAGCGCCGTCAGGGTGGTGGCTCCGAGCAGCAGGACTCCGGCGAGCAGCGCCCGGGGGAAGCGGCCGATCGCGCGGATTCGGTGAGCTACGGATGTTCTCCACGGCGGTCGGCCCGCCGTGCTGCCGATCTTCATGTGTTGTTCTCCCCTAGTTGTGCAGGCTTAGGGCAGCGCGGGCGCGGCCCGCCCGGGTGCCCCGACTGCCGCCCGCAGGTACCGGGCCGGCGCGCCGGCCCAGACCTCGTGCGGCGGTACGTCGTGCAGGACGACGGATCCCATGCCGACCAGCGACCAGCGGCCGACGGTCGTGTACTCACGCAGCAGCGCACCCGCGCCCAGGTAGCAGCCGCGCTCCAGGCGGCAGCCGCCGCCCAGCCTCACCCCGCTGGCCAGGGTGGCCAGCTCGGCCACCTCGACGTCGTGGGTGAGCACGGTCTGCGGCATCACGGCCACGTGTGCGCCGACGCTCGCCCGGGCGGTGACCACCGTCTGGGCGAGCAGCACGGTGCCCGGGCCGAGCTCGGCCCGGGCGGCGACGCCGGCACTGGGGTGCACCAGGGTCGCGTAGCGGCGCTCGGGCAGCGCGAGGCGCTCGGCGAGGTCGAGCCGGCTGGTGTAGACCCGGGGGTTGACGGTGCAGAGCAGCACCTTGGCCCGGGGCAGTTCGTGCACCAGCTCGGCCGGGCCCAGCACCGGCACGCCGTCGACGCGCTGTCCGTGCAGCGCCGGGTTGTCGTCCAGGAAGCCGCGCAGCCGCCAGCCGGCGGCATATGCGGCCTCGGCCGTCTCACGGCCGAAGCCGCCCGCCCCGACGATCACCAGCTCGGGACGGACGGCCCTCTTGGAGGGTTGCCTCAGCACGGCGCACCGGGCAGCGGCACCAGCGCGCCACCCTGGGCCAGGCTGCGACCGGCGGCCTCCAGGATCTCCAGCACCCGCAGGCCCGCGTGCCCGTCGGTGAGCGGGGCGCGACGCTCGCGGATCGCGGCGGCGTACTCCTCCACCACCCCGCGCAGCGCCTCCTTCTCGCCCAGCGCCGGGGCGATCATCTCGCCGGAGCGGTAGTTGACCATCAACTCCCGCCGCTCGCCCGGGTCCAGCTCGTCGGGCATGGCCAGGTCGACGCCCCGGTCGAACAGCGCCAAGCGCTGCTGCGGGTTGAGGTCGTCCCAGATCAGGGTGCGCTTGGAGCCGCCGACCATGGTGGTGCGCACCTTGGTCGGGGAGAGCCAGTTGACGTGCACGTGGGCGATCGCCCCGGAGGCGAGCTGCAGCGTCAGGTACGCGACGCAGGCCCGGCCGACCCCGATCGGGTCGGCGCCCTGGGCGGCCACCGCGACCGGGCGGTCGCTCTCGGGCAGCACGAAGTCCAGGATGGAGAGGTCGTGCGGGGCCAGGTCCCAGAGCACGTCCACGTCCCGCTGGACGAGCCCGAGGTTGATCCGCACCGAGTCCACGTACTGCACGTCGCCGATCTCGCCGGAGCGCACCAGCTCGCGGATCCGGCTGACCGCCGGGGTGTAGCAGTAGGTGTGGTCGCACATCAGCACCAGCCCGCGGCGCTCCGCCTCCTCGACCAGCTGCCGGCCCTCCTCGCCGGTGGCCGCCAGCGGCTTCTCCACCAGCACGTGCTTGCCGGCCCGCAGCGCGGCCATCGCGACCGCGAGGTGGGTGCCGGCCGGGGTGGCCACCGCGACGGCGGCCACCTCCGGGTCGGCCAGCACGGCCGCGTAGTCGTCGGTGGCGGTGACCGTGGAGTAGCCGCCCAGCACCCGCTCGGCCCGCGACCTGTCCAGGTCGCAGACCCAGCGCAGCCGGAACTCGGGCGAAGCCTGGAAGTTGCGGATCAGGTTCGGGCCCCAGTACCCGGCCCCGATCACGGCCAGCCCCAGCGTCTCTGTCACGGCGTCAGGCCCTTTCGACGGTGCGTCGGTTGCGGTCATCAGTAGGCCCCCTTGCCACGCGCCACCGCACTGGTGGTGCGCAGCAGGATGAGGGCGTCGAGCGAGTGCGACCAGTTGTCCACGTAGCTCAGGTCGAGCCGGACGGCCTCGTGCCAGGGCAGGTCGGAGCGTCCGCTGACCTGCCAGAGGCCGGTCAGTCCGGGCTTGACCAGCAGCCGGCGGCGGGTCACCTCGTCGTAGTCGAGGGTCTCCTCCGGCAGCGGCGGCCGCGGGCCGACCAGGGACATGTGCCCGGCCAACACGTTGAACAGCTGCGGTAGTTCGTCCAGCGAGTAGCGGCGCAGGAAGCGGCCCACGGTGGTGGTGCGCGGGTCCTGGCGCATCTTGAAGAGCGGGCCGTCGGTGTTCAGGTTGAGCTCGGCCAGCTCGCTGCGCAGCGACTCCGCGTTGTGCAGCATGGTGCGGAACTTCAGCATGGTGAACGGCTCGCCGTCCAGCCCGACCCGGCGCTGGCGGAAGAAGGCGGGGCCGGGGCTGCTGAGCCTGACCAGCAGCGCGAGCACCAGCAGCAGCGGGGTGAGCATCAGCAGCCCCACCGAGGCCAGCACCCGGTCCAGCACCTCCTTGGGCAGCCGGGCCGCGTGCCCCGAGCGGACGGGGGCCCGCACGTGCACCAGCGGCATCCCGCCGACGGCCTGGACGCTGAGCCGCTCGGCGGCCACGTCCGCGAGCATCGGGCTGACCAGCAGTTGGACGCCCTCGCCGTCCAGCGCCCAGCCCAGGCCGCGCAGCGCCTGGTGGTCCAACTCCCCGCCGGGCAGGGCGATCACCATCTCGCAGGCGGTGCGGCGCACCGCCGCCGGCACGTCCTCGGTGCGGCCGAGCACCGGCAGTCCGGGCTCGCCCGGCTCGGTGACACAGGCCCCCACCAGGTGCAGTCCGTGCGGCCCCTGCCGGGAGAGCGAGTCGGCGAAGGCCCGGACGGACTCCGGCTCGCCGATCACCAGCACCCGGCGCAGGTGGCGCCCGGCCGCCCAGTGGGCGAGCGTCCTGGAGCGCAGCACCGCGCGCAGCAGGAGGGTGAGCAGTGCGGCGGCGGCGAGGCCGGCCACCGCGTCGTGCAGCAGTCTCTCCTGGCCGCCCAGGACGAGTTCGGAGCCGATGACGGCGGCTCCGCACAGGCCCAGCGCGGCCTTGCCTATCCGGCCGTGGTCGGCCGCGGCCTGCGTTAACTGCCGGTGCCCGTAAGCCCGGACGGCGAGCAACGCCGCAGGCCAGAGCAGTGGCAGCAGGGTGTAGACCTCTGCCCGTCCGTGGTCGAGGTACACCACGAGCGAGGCGGCCGCAGCCGCCAGCAGGTCCACCGAGACGAGCTTGAGTAGGTGGTCGCGCTGCCGGTTCCGGCGCAGATCGCGCGGAGTCCTGACATCGCGGTAATTGTCCGAACGTGCGGCCGATTCAACGGCCATGCTGTGCCCCCCAGCCAGTACGCCTGACGAAAAAAGACGTAAGACGGCACGACCATGAGCAGCGCACACCGGTATCCCCCGAACCAGCGCGCGGACTCCCTCAAGCCGTACCGTGCGATCCCCAGGAGAGAAGGTAGCGGCCCGACACGACATCGGACGGACAAACCGCAAACAATCTCTCCAACTATGTGGGTGTCCGGTGGAGAGGCGGACGATCGGCTTCAACCTGCGCCCCCCGTACGCCCCCCGGTGACGCCCGGGCGGCCGATCGGTGAAACGCCTGACCACGAGCCGTGCCACCACGCATACTTGGCCCCGCGTCACCAAGGATCGTGCGGAGCGACGGGCCCGGGGCGGCCACGGCGAGGGGAAACGATGAAGGCTGCGGAAGTTGCAGTGATTGTGGTCACGTGGAACAGCGCCGAGGTACTGCCCGGCCTGCTCGACTCGCTGGATCGCGGACTGCTGGGAGTTTCCTGGGAGTTGACTGTAGCTGACAATGCGTCAGCGGACCAGACACTCTCCGTGGTACGCAGTGCCGTGCCCTCCGCCCGGGTCGTGCAGACCGGATACAACGCGGGCTACGCCGCCGCGATCAACGCGGCCCTGGCGAGCGTCGCCCCGAGCCGGGCGGTGCTCATCCTCAACCCCGACATCCGGCTGGCCGAGGGCTGCGTGGCCACCATGCTGCGCGAACTCGACACCCCCGGCACCGGCCTGGTCGTACCCCTGCTGACCGGCGAGGGCGGCGGGCTGACCCACTCGCTGCGCCGCGAGCCGGCCGTGCTGCGCGCCTGGGGCGAGGCCCTGCTGGGCAACCGCCGGGCCGGCCGCTGGCCCGCCCTCGGCGAGCTGGTCACCACCGAGGCCGCCTACCGCACCACCACTACGGCCGACTGGGCCACCGGGGCGGCGATGCTGGTCTCCACCGACTGCGTCGCGGCCTGCGGCCCCTGGGACG from Kitasatospora sp. MMS16-BH015 encodes:
- a CDS encoding acetyltransferase produces the protein MLRQPSKRAVRPELVIVGAGGFGRETAEAAYAAGWRLRGFLDDNPALHGQRVDGVPVLGPAELVHELPRAKVLLCTVNPRVYTSRLDLAERLALPERRYATLVHPSAGVAARAELGPGTVLLAQTVVTARASVGAHVAVMPQTVLTHDVEVAELATLASGVRLGGGCRLERGCYLGAGALLREYTTVGRWSLVGMGSVVLHDVPPHEVWAGAPARYLRAAVGAPGRAAPALP
- a CDS encoding Gfo/Idh/MocA family protein, translating into MTETLGLAVIGAGYWGPNLIRNFQASPEFRLRWVCDLDRSRAERVLGGYSTVTATDDYAAVLADPEVAAVAVATPAGTHLAVAMAALRAGKHVLVEKPLAATGEEGRQLVEEAERRGLVLMCDHTYCYTPAVSRIRELVRSGEIGDVQYVDSVRINLGLVQRDVDVLWDLAPHDLSILDFVLPESDRPVAVAAQGADPIGVGRACVAYLTLQLASGAIAHVHVNWLSPTKVRTTMVGGSKRTLIWDDLNPQQRLALFDRGVDLAMPDELDPGERRELMVNYRSGEMIAPALGEKEALRGVVEEYAAAIRERRAPLTDGHAGLRVLEILEAAGRSLAQGGALVPLPGAPC
- a CDS encoding sugar transferase, whose amino-acid sequence is MAVESAARSDNYRDVRTPRDLRRNRQRDHLLKLVSVDLLAAAAASLVVYLDHGRAEVYTLLPLLWPAALLAVRAYGHRQLTQAAADHGRIGKAALGLCGAAVIGSELVLGGQERLLHDAVAGLAAAALLTLLLRAVLRSRTLAHWAAGRHLRRVLVIGEPESVRAFADSLSRQGPHGLHLVGACVTEPGEPGLPVLGRTEDVPAAVRRTACEMVIALPGGELDHQALRGLGWALDGEGVQLLVSPMLADVAAERLSVQAVGGMPLVHVRAPVRSGHAARLPKEVLDRVLASVGLLMLTPLLLVLALLVRLSSPGPAFFRQRRVGLDGEPFTMLKFRTMLHNAESLRSELAELNLNTDGPLFKMRQDPRTTTVGRFLRRYSLDELPQLFNVLAGHMSLVGPRPPLPEETLDYDEVTRRRLLVKPGLTGLWQVSGRSDLPWHEAVRLDLSYVDNWSHSLDALILLRTTSAVARGKGAY
- a CDS encoding glycosyltransferase, yielding MKAAEVAVIVVTWNSAEVLPGLLDSLDRGLLGVSWELTVADNASADQTLSVVRSAVPSARVVQTGYNAGYAAAINAALASVAPSRAVLILNPDIRLAEGCVATMLRELDTPGTGLVVPLLTGEGGGLTHSLRREPAVLRAWGEALLGNRRAGRWPALGELVTTEAAYRTTTTADWATGAAMLVSTDCVAACGPWDESFFLYSEETEYALRARDLGYATRLAPTARAVHLEGDSEVSPRLWTLLTLNKVRLFRRRHALPATALFWTATLLREGSRALLGHTRSRRAAAALLSPARLRTRPTADNLA